TTTGCGACGGAAAACTATTagatcatcattgccaatatgttggtttccacgtcgcagccacctacaaaaaaaatatgaaataattagtgTTGACGCATtacattattgattattttcaaatgattttttttaaaaaaaactaacctgTGTCCGAGTGGTTTGTTTTCCATTATAGGAGGAGTtctctttggagccaaagtcgtgcagcgttcccatgcccacatttggattaagatgcacatacctccgattgattttattttgtaatcggtggcgctgcacatctctctgtatAAATAAGCAAGCACGACAGGTCCCCATGCATACATGCTGCACTGTTCAAAGTCCCGTAAAAATTGGAGGTACCTTAGGGAAACTTTACTGCtgcttttatcaacaaataaaaCTCCACCTATGAATCTAAGGATCCATGCACGGGTAAATCTTTGTAATTGTTCTACGTTACCGTCATGGATATTTATTTCagaaaaatggtgagccagccaacttaatttgaccacactgccttgaagttcaccttcctatggtctgactcccaataattct
The genomic region above belongs to Glycine max cultivar Williams 82 chromosome 14, Glycine_max_v4.0, whole genome shotgun sequence and contains:
- the LOC102661732 gene encoding serine/threonine-protein phosphatase 7 long form homolog; translated protein: MYAWGPVVLAYLYREMCSATDYKIKSIGGMCILIQMWAWERCTTLAPKRTPPIMENKPLGHRWLRRGNQHIGNDDLIVFRRKLDMMKRHEFVWEPYPATVMSMLPPICLVGSVAWCAVVSLICFHVVEWHQPDRVLRKFGMQPTYSRVSFATTEYPWA